One region of Flavobacterium pisciphilum genomic DNA includes:
- a CDS encoding Kelch repeat-containing protein — MKKLILIFTLLPFFSIAQGMKGIVFSKKNNLPIENTNVFALSSKVGTITNLKGEFTLNIDPKFADNEVIEFSHIGYTTTRFSLSYLINQHLNIFLEEDIQNLSGVTIIANPNLKSKLPFNKLSPSKKSTFSFGSFLKDGKIHIVGGEASFKTDQLAKGRAQKADYNLTDYLKDAGNNPKFLYYRGNYSIYNTKTDTWEFTKTKLKKRAYHNIHYYNNSIYVLGGKRMFVNKETSWEYLEDKIEVFDIEKQTIKIDNTNPHQAVNFASFVYNDNIIVMGGSVKMTDEGKKDFTNKVHLYNIPSGYWYELTNMPIAKEATGILIDNKIYLIGGDNGKPMTSIETFDLVTEKWQTEGELFSGLLRPAIATDGNMIYVFENQIMYTYDLKSKQLKEYEINLDMKYSAMYYDNNKLYVLGGLIEKNFTKKPSDDVFSIDISDFKTTKPNKTKTLSQGVSFAKTNENPL, encoded by the coding sequence TTGAAAAAACTAATTTTAATTTTCACTTTATTACCTTTCTTTTCAATCGCTCAAGGTATGAAAGGGATTGTTTTCTCTAAAAAAAACAATTTACCCATAGAAAACACTAATGTTTTTGCATTATCTAGTAAAGTCGGAACCATAACCAATTTAAAAGGAGAATTTACTCTAAACATTGATCCCAAATTTGCAGATAATGAAGTAATAGAATTTTCACATATTGGCTACACTACTACAAGATTCTCTTTAAGCTATTTAATAAACCAACACTTGAATATTTTTCTCGAAGAGGATATCCAAAACTTATCTGGAGTAACTATTATTGCTAATCCAAATCTAAAATCAAAACTTCCATTTAACAAATTGTCTCCTTCAAAGAAATCAACTTTCTCTTTTGGTTCTTTTCTGAAGGATGGCAAAATTCACATTGTTGGCGGAGAAGCTTCTTTTAAAACAGATCAATTGGCAAAAGGTCGAGCACAAAAAGCCGACTACAATTTAACAGACTACTTAAAGGATGCAGGAAACAATCCTAAATTTTTATATTACAGAGGAAATTACTCTATATATAATACCAAAACAGATACTTGGGAATTCACAAAGACAAAATTAAAAAAAAGAGCTTATCATAACATTCATTATTACAACAATTCTATTTATGTGCTGGGCGGAAAACGAATGTTCGTAAACAAAGAAACATCTTGGGAATACTTAGAAGATAAAATTGAAGTCTTTGACATAGAAAAACAAACCATAAAAATAGATAATACAAATCCGCATCAGGCAGTAAATTTTGCTTCGTTTGTTTATAACGACAATATTATAGTAATGGGAGGTTCTGTTAAAATGACTGATGAAGGCAAAAAAGATTTTACCAACAAAGTACATTTATATAATATTCCTTCCGGCTATTGGTACGAACTTACCAACATGCCAATCGCCAAAGAAGCAACCGGAATTTTGATTGACAACAAAATATATCTTATTGGCGGAGATAACGGAAAACCGATGACTAGTATTGAAACTTTTGATTTGGTCACAGAAAAATGGCAGACTGAAGGTGAATTATTTTCTGGACTACTACGACCTGCTATAGCCACTGACGGAAATATGATATATGTTTTTGAAAATCAAATAATGTATACTTACGACTTAAAATCTAAACAATTGAAAGAATATGAAATCAATTTAGACATGAAATATTCGGCTATGTACTATGACAATAATAAGCTTTATGTTTTAGGAGGCCTTATTGAAAAAAACTTTACAAAAAAACCTTCTGATGACGTATTCAGTATTGATATTAGCGACTTTAAAACTACAAAACCCAACAAAACTAAAACACTATCGCAAGGGGTGAGTTTTGCGAAAACCAATGAGAATCCCCTTTAA
- a CDS encoding peptidoglycan endopeptidase, with the protein MKSFGLVLALFFFSFGVFSQEKYIKHKISKGENVSVIAKKYNVKVKDILDLNPKASKLLKLNSILLIPSSQKAIANKTTKTKEVIVNNTNNNLQETTTHEIQAKETLYGISKQYQLTVEELKKANPKLESEGLKIGQQIIIPGTAKSTLIASSKTVTTEDAVVTGTQPEIIEKVVETQIVREVLPKETKYAIAKEYGLTVAELEKQNPFIKKRLPVGSVLKILPSSNYVKKEVQEEAKTSIDNTATAVATTVVKDTATTTDSKFTHNSDLLNQLVLNATENVGVRYRSGGTTRSGFDCSGLMVTTFGSFDIKLPRSSIEQSRIGTKIASEEAKKGDLIFFKTNGRRQINHVGMVIEANDGEIKFIHSSVHRGVIVSSTKEAYYERNFTQVNRVLE; encoded by the coding sequence ATGAAAAGTTTTGGACTAGTATTAGCATTGTTTTTTTTTAGTTTTGGTGTTTTTTCACAAGAAAAATATATCAAGCACAAAATTTCTAAAGGAGAGAATGTTAGTGTGATAGCAAAAAAATACAATGTAAAAGTAAAAGACATTCTTGATTTAAATCCCAAAGCAAGTAAGTTGTTGAAACTAAATTCAATCTTGCTAATTCCAAGTTCTCAGAAAGCTATCGCCAATAAAACAACAAAGACCAAAGAAGTAATTGTAAATAATACAAATAATAATCTTCAGGAAACAACTACACATGAAATTCAGGCAAAAGAAACATTGTACGGAATTTCAAAGCAATACCAACTTACAGTCGAAGAATTAAAAAAAGCCAATCCAAAATTAGAAAGTGAAGGGCTTAAAATAGGACAGCAAATTATAATTCCAGGTACTGCTAAATCAACGCTAATAGCGAGTTCTAAAACAGTTACGACAGAAGATGCAGTGGTTACGGGAACGCAGCCAGAGATAATTGAAAAAGTTGTAGAAACTCAAATTGTACGGGAGGTTTTACCTAAAGAAACTAAATATGCAATTGCTAAGGAATATGGACTTACAGTTGCAGAATTAGAAAAACAAAACCCATTTATCAAAAAGAGATTACCTGTTGGTTCAGTCTTAAAAATTCTTCCTTCAAGCAACTATGTGAAGAAAGAGGTACAAGAAGAAGCCAAAACTTCAATAGACAATACAGCTACAGCCGTAGCAACAACAGTTGTTAAAGATACTGCAACAACAACTGATAGTAAGTTTACTCATAACTCAGATTTATTAAACCAATTGGTTCTGAATGCAACCGAAAATGTAGGAGTACGTTACCGTTCAGGTGGAACGACTAGATCCGGTTTTGATTGTTCAGGTTTAATGGTAACAACATTTGGAAGTTTTGATATTAAATTACCTAGAAGCTCTATCGAGCAATCTCGCATAGGTACTAAAATTGCTTCAGAAGAAGCAAAAAAAGGAGATTTAATCTTCTTTAAAACGAATGGAAGACGTCAGATAAATCATGTAGGAATGGTAATAGAAGCTAACGATGGTGAAATAAAATTCATCCATTCATCAGTTCATCGTGGTGTTATAGTATCATCTACAAAAGAGGCGTATTACGAAAGAAACTTTACACAAGTTAATCGCGTTTTAGAGTAA
- a CDS encoding iron chaperone, which yields MITPKSKTIDEYIAGFPSETQQILEQVRQTIKKAAPDAEEKISYVIPTFTLNGNLVHFAAFKNHIGFYAMPTGNEAFQEELATYKAGKGSIQFPIDKPMPLDLITKIVNFRVKENLEKIKK from the coding sequence ATGATAACTCCTAAATCTAAAACCATTGATGAATATATTGCTGGGTTTCCATCTGAAACTCAGCAAATATTAGAGCAAGTTCGCCAAACAATAAAAAAGGCTGCTCCTGATGCTGAAGAAAAAATAAGTTATGTCATTCCAACTTTTACGCTTAATGGTAATTTGGTGCACTTTGCTGCTTTCAAAAACCATATTGGTTTTTATGCAATGCCCACAGGCAATGAAGCTTTTCAAGAAGAACTAGCTACTTACAAAGCAGGAAAAGGCTCGATTCAATTCCCAATAGACAAACCAATGCCCTTGGATTTGATAACTAAGATTGTAAATTTTCGAGTTAAAGAAAATTTAGAGAAAATAAAAAAGTAG
- a CDS encoding glycosyltransferase family 9 protein, translating into MKTLKTLNIVRRNLMHRLTKNIGNSTLNKKMDSSISPEVKRVLISRPNARLGNLLLITPLIEEVTKTFPGCKIDLFVKGNLAPILFENYDNVDKIIQLPKKPFKSLLQYIKVWISLRLQQYDIAINVDKNSSSGRLSVKFSNSKFKFFGDPTTEDIQLQYNDYEHIAKYPVYNFRSYLSAIGITFNNSPIGALNLKLSDSEIIEGKKILSNLINNDKMTLCIYTYATGEKCHSKSWWRKFYKKLKTKYPNYNIIEILPIENVSQIDFKAPHFYSKDIREIGALIANTQAFIGADCGIMHLASAVQTPTVGLFSISEQKKYEPYHNHSIAINTNKTSILQSIKIIAYMISHNLSLRVTTTTSTLVALY; encoded by the coding sequence ATGAAAACCTTAAAAACCTTAAACATAGTAAGGCGCAATTTAATGCATCGCTTAACCAAAAACATTGGCAATTCGACGCTCAATAAGAAAATGGATTCAAGCATTAGTCCTGAAGTCAAAAGAGTATTAATTTCCAGACCAAATGCCCGATTAGGAAACCTACTCCTAATTACTCCTCTAATAGAAGAAGTCACAAAAACATTCCCTGGATGTAAAATAGATTTATTTGTAAAAGGAAACTTAGCTCCCATATTATTCGAAAATTATGATAATGTCGATAAAATAATCCAATTACCTAAAAAACCCTTTAAGAGTTTACTTCAATACATTAAAGTATGGATATCTCTTCGACTACAACAATATGACATTGCAATTAATGTCGATAAAAATTCTTCTTCTGGAAGACTCTCTGTCAAGTTTTCTAATTCAAAATTCAAATTCTTTGGAGATCCTACTACCGAAGATATTCAATTACAATATAACGATTACGAGCATATCGCAAAATACCCAGTTTATAATTTCAGAAGCTACTTAAGCGCGATTGGCATCACTTTTAACAATAGCCCAATTGGAGCATTAAATCTAAAATTAAGTGATTCAGAAATTATTGAAGGGAAAAAAATATTAAGCAATTTAATCAATAATGATAAAATGACACTCTGCATATACACCTATGCTACTGGAGAAAAATGTCATTCAAAATCATGGTGGAGGAAGTTTTACAAAAAATTAAAAACCAAATACCCTAATTACAATATCATTGAAATTTTACCTATCGAAAATGTCTCTCAAATTGACTTTAAAGCCCCTCATTTTTACAGTAAAGACATTCGAGAAATTGGAGCGTTAATTGCAAACACTCAAGCTTTCATCGGAGCCGATTGCGGAATCATGCATTTAGCAAGTGCTGTGCAAACACCTACTGTTGGCCTATTTTCAATTAGTGAGCAAAAAAAATATGAACCTTATCACAATCATAGCATCGCAATAAACACGAATAAAACATCTATTTTGCAATCTATAAAAATAATAGCATACATGATTAGTCATAACTTATCTCTTAGAGTCACTACTACTACATCTACACTAGTAGCTTTATACTAA
- a CDS encoding APC family permease → MQENKPEDFKRELGLLDGTMLVVGSMIGSGIFIVSADIARQVGSAGWLTMIWLISGLITVIAAVSYGELSAMFPKAGGQYVYLKEAYNKLIAFLYGWSFFAVIQTGTIAAVGVAFAKFAAYLYEPFSDENVLLELGNFRLNAAQLVSIVTIVFLTYINSRGVKNSKILQTVLTIIKILSLLGLIVFGLTLGAKASIWDANWADAWSTRAFDADTKSWFPIGGTALITGISAAMVGSLFSSDAWNGVTFIAGEIKNPKRNVGFSLFLGTFIVTIIYVLTNLMYLAVIPLDEIATAKSDRVAVVASQYIFGNIGTLIIAIMIMISTFACNNGLIMAGARVYYTMANDGLFFKKAAVLNNFSVPAWALWAQCIWASALCLTGKYGDLLDFVIIIVLIFYILTIYGIFILRKKMPNVERPYKAFGYPFLPILYIVVASAICICLLLTKFSTCGWGVLIMLTGIPVYYLTKPKE, encoded by the coding sequence ATGCAAGAAAACAAACCAGAAGATTTTAAAAGAGAGCTCGGATTATTGGACGGAACTATGCTTGTAGTTGGATCCATGATAGGTTCAGGAATATTTATTGTAAGTGCCGATATTGCTCGACAGGTAGGTTCTGCTGGTTGGCTAACTATGATATGGTTAATTTCAGGATTAATTACAGTTATTGCTGCTGTGAGTTATGGAGAGCTAAGTGCTATGTTTCCAAAAGCAGGAGGGCAGTATGTATATTTAAAAGAAGCCTATAATAAATTAATAGCTTTTCTGTACGGATGGAGTTTTTTTGCTGTTATTCAAACAGGTACTATCGCAGCCGTGGGTGTTGCTTTTGCAAAATTTGCAGCCTATCTCTATGAGCCTTTTAGTGATGAGAATGTCCTTTTAGAATTAGGTAATTTTCGTTTAAATGCAGCTCAGTTGGTTTCTATTGTTACGATTGTTTTTTTGACGTATATTAATAGTCGTGGAGTTAAAAACAGTAAAATTTTGCAGACGGTTTTAACAATCATTAAAATTTTATCACTTTTAGGATTAATTGTTTTCGGGTTAACACTTGGAGCTAAAGCTTCTATTTGGGATGCCAACTGGGCAGATGCTTGGTCTACACGAGCTTTTGATGCAGATACTAAATCTTGGTTCCCAATAGGGGGTACAGCATTAATTACTGGTATTTCGGCTGCGATGGTCGGATCTTTGTTCTCTAGTGATGCTTGGAACGGAGTGACTTTTATTGCAGGTGAAATTAAAAATCCAAAACGTAATGTAGGTTTTAGTTTGTTTTTAGGGACTTTTATAGTTACGATTATTTATGTTCTAACAAATTTAATGTACTTGGCTGTTATTCCTTTGGATGAAATTGCCACGGCAAAATCAGATAGGGTAGCGGTTGTGGCATCACAATATATTTTTGGAAATATTGGAACATTAATCATTGCCATTATGATTATGATTTCGACTTTTGCTTGTAATAATGGTTTGATTATGGCAGGTGCCAGAGTGTATTATACAATGGCAAATGACGGTTTGTTTTTTAAGAAAGCAGCAGTATTGAATAATTTTAGTGTTCCAGCTTGGGCTTTGTGGGCACAATGTATTTGGGCTTCGGCCTTGTGTTTAACCGGAAAGTATGGAGACTTATTAGATTTTGTAATTATCATTGTTTTGATTTTTTACATATTGACGATATACGGAATCTTTATTTTGCGTAAAAAAATGCCAAATGTCGAAAGGCCTTATAAGGCTTTTGGATATCCATTTTTGCCAATTTTATATATTGTAGTAGCATCGGCAATTTGTATTTGTTTGTTGCTAACTAAATTCTCTACTTGTGGTTGGGGTGTTTTAATTATGCTAACAGGAATTCCTGTTTATTATTTAACCAAGCCGAAAGAATAA
- the ald gene encoding alanine dehydrogenase has protein sequence MIIGVPKEIKNNENRVAVTPAGVSEMKKHGHVVYVQATAGLGSGFSDEEYTAAGAQVLATIEEVYAIAEMIIKVKEPIASEYDLIKKDQLLFTYFHFASSEPLTHAMIEKGAVCLAYETVEKTDRSLPLLVPMSEVAGRMSIQQGAKYLEKPLKGRGILLGGVPGVPPAKVLVLGGGIVGTQAAKMAAGLGAQVTIMDVSLARLRHLDDIMPANVNTEMSNHYNITKAIADADLIVGAVLIPGAKAPHLVTRDMLKLMRPGTVVVDVAVDQGGCIETCTPTTHENPTFIIDDIVHYCVANMPGAVPYTSTLALTNATLPYALQLANKGWQKACAENEELRKGLNIANGKILYKGVAEAWNLPYNEELVIANA, from the coding sequence ATGATAATAGGTGTTCCAAAAGAAATCAAGAATAACGAAAACCGTGTAGCTGTTACACCAGCTGGGGTTTCTGAAATGAAAAAACATGGACATGTTGTTTACGTTCAAGCAACTGCAGGTTTAGGAAGTGGATTTAGTGATGAGGAGTACACAGCTGCTGGAGCTCAGGTTTTAGCAACTATTGAAGAGGTATACGCTATTGCTGAAATGATTATTAAAGTAAAAGAGCCTATTGCATCTGAATATGATTTAATCAAAAAAGATCAATTATTATTTACATACTTCCATTTTGCTTCATCTGAGCCGTTAACACATGCTATGATCGAAAAAGGAGCTGTATGTTTAGCTTATGAAACTGTTGAAAAAACAGACCGTAGTTTACCATTATTAGTTCCAATGTCAGAAGTTGCTGGACGTATGTCTATCCAACAAGGAGCTAAGTATCTTGAGAAACCATTAAAAGGAAGAGGAATTCTTTTAGGTGGTGTTCCAGGTGTTCCTCCAGCTAAAGTATTAGTACTTGGTGGTGGAATTGTTGGTACTCAAGCTGCTAAAATGGCTGCTGGTTTAGGAGCTCAAGTTACTATTATGGATGTAAGTTTAGCACGTCTACGTCATTTAGATGATATTATGCCTGCAAATGTAAATACAGAAATGTCTAACCATTATAATATCACTAAAGCGATTGCTGATGCTGATTTAATAGTTGGAGCTGTTTTAATTCCAGGAGCAAAAGCACCTCACTTAGTTACTCGTGATATGCTTAAATTAATGCGTCCAGGAACTGTTGTAGTTGACGTTGCTGTTGATCAAGGTGGATGTATTGAAACATGTACTCCTACAACTCACGAAAACCCAACTTTTATCATTGACGATATTGTACATTACTGTGTGGCTAATATGCCTGGAGCTGTACCTTACACATCTACACTTGCTTTAACAAATGCTACTCTTCCTTATGCTTTACAATTAGCAAACAAAGGATGGCAAAAAGCATGTGCTGAAAATGAAGAATTGAGAAAAGGATTGAATATTGCTAATGGAAAAATTCTTTATAAAGGAGTTGCCGAAGCTTGGAATCTTCCTTATAATGAAGAGTTAGTGATAGCAAACGCATAG
- a CDS encoding Lrp/AsnC family transcriptional regulator gives MLLDETDKKILRLLQEDARHTLKDIANKINLSLTPVHDRVKRLEREGVIEKYVSILSKKKLGNNLTVYCQVTLTKQTYDTSEGFNQSILNLPEVVECNYVSGNFDYMLKIIIPDMESYHHFHQKKLSVLPEVSLINTVFVISEVKSTTVLPII, from the coding sequence ATGCTTTTAGACGAAACTGACAAAAAAATCTTACGCCTTTTACAAGAAGATGCGCGCCATACTTTAAAAGACATAGCTAATAAAATAAATTTGTCTCTTACACCTGTTCATGATCGAGTTAAACGTCTTGAGAGAGAGGGAGTTATTGAGAAATATGTGTCTATTTTGAGTAAGAAAAAATTAGGGAATAACCTTACGGTTTATTGCCAAGTAACACTCACAAAACAGACGTATGATACTTCAGAAGGGTTTAATCAGTCCATTTTGAATTTGCCAGAAGTTGTAGAATGTAATTATGTTTCTGGAAATTTTGATTATATGCTTAAAATTATCATTCCAGATATGGAATCGTACCATCATTTTCATCAGAAAAAATTATCTGTATTGCCTGAAGTTTCTCTAATCAATACAGTCTTTGTAATCTCAGAAGTAAAAAGTACAACCGTTTTACCAATAATATAA